One window of the Archangium primigenium genome contains the following:
- a CDS encoding tetratricopeptide repeat protein — MFVVVLLLAWGCTTRTAISVAPVDSGLGEARAAFAEGLKQKEQGRLAAAESLFERALRLREAHLGPEHLALVECLDALGSVLLAQGALTRAEPLLQRALAIREAALGENHIEVASTLNNLALLHGSRGDFAQAEQLLARTLAIVTALFGADHPEVASTLHNQADLLRAQGEYTRARALNERALAIREAALGTDHPSVASSLNNLALTHALLGNYKQARPLYERALTIEEARLGLNHPGLLRFLNNLAGLCANQGDYDQAKSLYERALVIGEASEEHRPDVAVILNNLAGLYKKQGLHSAVGPLLKRSLEILEETWGGYHAHVATALSNLAEFYVAQDDDERAKPLHVRALDIRETTLGDSHPDVAESLNNLGALYLRRGDYAKVEPLLTRALEIRKAALGDAHPDVATSLNNLAELFRRQGDYGKAQPFFVTALQIEETALGRNHPQVATTLVNLAGLLKARGQYSQAEPLLSRAFEIRIVALGANHPDVALSLNNMVALYHEQGNDERAEPLAERSLAIMEAAFGPSHTQVSVSLNNLAEVSRAQGKYVRAQSLFERALKMRESILGPEHPEVAISLNNLATVLVSRGNYARAQPLYERALSIEEATFGPGHPSVAVSLKNLGELFRVQGDYAKAFPLYERALRIEESILGPMHPDVGSSLNNLALYHGVNGHPERARALYERAIAIQESTQHAEHPDLAALLNNLASLEESQGEFERARTLMERAIKVGEKALGADHPTVAILVNNLAEFHRERGEFTQAESLYARALSIVETSLGANHPNVASLLINFAKLHIAQQHMTQALALLNRAFASSEAHLRQEVFGFSDERLADALRVLQAEEELLYSLVYMYPADARVRRLALSAALLRKGRSLEEVSNTSHIVYRGLQGEERSAFDRLRALRTQLASLSFAGPGTLTVLEHQQRLQELRTQCDALEAQLARSSEPLRSLRELPPPAMILDHVATALPKDGALVEFVTYRRRLFFREEDSATEETANAPRYLAFLLLGDGQIHAVDLGLVSSMDEAAQRLHDALAGNRLSYQAEAQALHDRVFLPLKPALGEARRLFISPDGQLTLTPFAALHDGAQFLLDTFDITYVTSGKDLLSRDPQKLASEPMVILADPDFSAASVGPVPGDDVTPGARGAFLARFFSESRADFHGRAWPPLVGTRQEALAIQRLFPRARLLLGREATKEALLSLDAPTVLHIATHGFFLEDEAGPAGARAVHALGSGSTAGLRERPTESLLRSGLVLAGSNVPDVAGMTSKDDSVVTALELAGMNLWGTQLVVLSACETGRGEVKRGQGVHGLRRSLMVAGAETVVTSLWKVNDASTRELMEGYYTHLLAGRGRTEALREATRAFRRTWPHPYYWAPFIAIGQDGPLRMGR; from the coding sequence ATGTTTGTCGTAGTGCTCCTCCTCGCCTGGGGCTGTACGACCCGTACGGCGATCAGCGTGGCACCTGTGGATTCAGGATTAGGGGAGGCTCGGGCGGCCTTCGCGGAGGGGCTGAAACAAAAAGAGCAGGGACGGCTCGCGGCGGCGGAGTCGCTGTTCGAGCGCGCGCTGCGCCTGCGTGAGGCCCATCTAGGCCCGGAACACCTGGCTTTGGTGGAGTGTTTGGATGCGCTTGGCTCTGTTCTCCTTGCCCAGGGTGCGTTGACGCGTGCGGAGCCTCTTCTCCAGCGAGCACTGGCGATTCGGGAAGCAGCGTTGGGCGAGAACCACATCGAGGTGGCCTCGACCCTCAACAATCTGGCCTTACTTCACGGGAGCCGCGGCGACTTCGCGCAAGCGGAGCAACTTCTCGCCCGAACACTCGCGATCGTGACCGCCTTGTTTGGAGCGGATCATCCCGAAGTCGCGTCAACGCTCCACAATCAGGCGGACTTACTCCGGGCGCAGGGAGAATACACGCGGGCAAGGGCCCTGAATGAACGTGCGCTGGCGATTCGGGAAGCCGCGTTGGGCACGGACCACCCCAGCGTGGCTTCTTCACTCAACAACTTGGCGCTGACCCATGCGCTATTGGGTAACTACAAACAAGCGCGGCCTTTGTATGAACGTGCACTCACGATCGAGGAAGCGCGGTTGGGCCTGAACCATCCCGGGCTGCTCCGTTTCCTCAACAATCTGGCGGGGCTCTGCGCGAACCAAGGAGATTACGACCAGGCGAAGTCACTCTACGAGCGAGCGCTCGTGATTGGGGAGGCCTCCGAGGAGCATCGTCCTGATGTGGCTGTCATCCTCAACAACCTGGCGGGGCTCTATAAAAAGCAGGGGCTCCACTCCGCTGTGGGGCCCTTGTTGAAGCGCTCGCTCGAGATCCTGGAGGAGACGTGGGGTGGATACCACGCCCATGTGGCCACGGCTCTCAGCAACTTGGCTGAGTTCTATGTGGCACAGGATGATGACGAACGAGCGAAGCCGCTTCATGTACGCGCCCTCGACATCCGCGAGACGACGCTCGGAGACAGCCATCCGGATGTGGCGGAGTCCCTGAACAACCTGGGGGCGCTCTACCTGAGAAGAGGCGACTACGCGAAGGTGGAGCCGCTGTTGACGCGTGCGCTTGAGATCCGAAAAGCGGCCCTGGGCGATGCTCATCCGGATGTGGCGACCTCCCTCAATAACTTGGCGGAACTCTTCCGGCGCCAGGGCGACTACGGCAAGGCCCAGCCCTTTTTCGTGACTGCACTCCAAATCGAGGAAACAGCGCTCGGTCGCAACCATCCCCAGGTGGCCACGACCCTTGTCAATCTGGCTGGACTTCTCAAGGCACGGGGCCAGTACTCCCAAGCGGAGCCTTTGTTGTCCCGCGCGTTCGAGATCCGGATTGTCGCACTGGGGGCGAACCATCCCGACGTCGCGCTCTCCCTGAACAACATGGTGGCGCTCTATCATGAGCAGGGGAACGACGAGCGGGCGGAGCCGCTGGCGGAGCGTTCCCTCGCGATCATGGAAGCGGCCTTTGGCCCAAGCCATACCCAGGTATCGGTTTCGCTCAACAATCTGGCGGAGGTCTCCCGGGCTCAAGGGAAGTACGTGCGCGCGCAATCCTTGTTCGAGCGCGCACTCAAGATGCGCGAGTCGATCCTCGGTCCCGAACATCCCGAGGTTGCCATCAGCCTCAACAACCTGGCGACGGTCCTGGTTTCGAGAGGGAACTACGCACGGGCACAGCCGCTGTACGAGCGCGCGTTGAGCATCGAGGAAGCGACGTTCGGTCCAGGGCATCCCTCGGTGGCTGTTTCCCTCAAGAATCTGGGAGAATTGTTTCGGGTACAAGGGGACTATGCGAAGGCTTTTCCCCTTTATGAGCGTGCCTTGCGCATTGAGGAGTCGATCCTTGGCCCGATGCATCCCGACGTGGGGTCCTCGCTCAACAACCTGGCCTTATACCACGGCGTGAATGGACACCCCGAACGGGCGCGAGCGCTATATGAGCGCGCGATTGCCATCCAGGAGTCGACGCAGCATGCAGAACATCCGGATCTGGCGGCGCTCCTCAACAATCTGGCGAGCCTCGAAGAGAGTCAGGGCGAGTTCGAGCGGGCTCGGACACTCATGGAGCGCGCCATCAAGGTCGGGGAAAAGGCGTTGGGCGCCGACCACCCCACGGTGGCCATCCTCGTCAACAACCTGGCCGAGTTCCATCGAGAGCGGGGGGAGTTCACACAGGCGGAGTCCCTGTACGCACGTGCGCTGTCGATCGTCGAGACCTCGCTCGGGGCGAATCACCCCAACGTGGCGTCCTTGCTTATCAACTTCGCCAAGCTCCACATCGCTCAGCAGCACATGACTCAAGCCCTCGCGCTCCTGAACCGTGCCTTCGCTTCGTCCGAGGCGCACCTGCGTCAGGAGGTGTTTGGCTTTTCCGATGAGCGGCTGGCCGATGCCCTGCGTGTCCTCCAGGCGGAGGAGGAGTTGCTCTACTCGCTTGTCTACATGTACCCGGCGGACGCGCGCGTGCGACGGCTCGCACTCTCGGCCGCGCTGCTGCGCAAGGGCCGCTCCCTCGAAGAAGTCTCCAATACCTCGCACATCGTCTATCGCGGATTGCAAGGAGAGGAACGCTCGGCGTTCGATCGATTGCGCGCCCTGCGCACCCAACTCGCCAGCCTGTCGTTCGCCGGTCCCGGGACATTGACGGTCCTCGAACATCAGCAGAGGCTCCAGGAACTGCGCACCCAGTGCGATGCCCTCGAGGCGCAGCTGGCCAGGAGTTCGGAGCCGCTCCGCTCCCTGCGTGAACTGCCTCCGCCCGCGATGATCCTCGATCACGTCGCCACCGCTCTTCCCAAGGATGGCGCCCTCGTCGAGTTCGTCACCTACCGCAGGCGTTTGTTCTTCCGCGAAGAAGACTCGGCCACCGAGGAGACTGCCAATGCGCCCCGGTACCTTGCGTTTCTGCTCCTCGGCGATGGCCAGATCCATGCGGTCGATCTGGGGCTGGTCTCCTCCATGGATGAAGCCGCTCAGCGGCTGCACGACGCGCTCGCGGGCAACCGCCTGTCCTATCAAGCCGAGGCCCAGGCGCTTCACGATCGTGTCTTTCTTCCACTGAAGCCCGCTCTGGGTGAGGCGCGGCGGTTGTTCATCTCGCCCGATGGGCAACTGACGCTGACCCCATTCGCGGCACTCCACGATGGCGCCCAGTTCCTGCTCGACACCTTCGACATCACCTACGTGACCTCGGGCAAGGATCTGCTGTCCCGTGACCCGCAGAAGCTGGCCTCGGAGCCCATGGTGATCCTGGCCGATCCCGATTTCAGCGCGGCCTCCGTCGGCCCCGTCCCTGGCGACGATGTCACGCCCGGCGCGCGAGGTGCTTTCCTCGCGCGTTTCTTCTCTGAGTCACGCGCGGACTTCCATGGCCGGGCTTGGCCTCCACTCGTGGGCACGAGGCAAGAAGCCCTGGCCATACAGCGGTTGTTTCCTCGGGCCCGTCTCCTGTTGGGTCGGGAGGCAACCAAGGAGGCCCTGCTCTCGCTGGATGCGCCGACGGTCTTGCACATCGCGACCCACGGCTTCTTTTTGGAAGATGAGGCCGGACCGGCCGGCGCGCGTGCGGTCCATGCGTTGGGCTCAGGCTCCACGGCGGGTCTTCGTGAGCGCCCGACTGAGTCCTTGCTGCGCTCGGGGCTGGTGCTCGCGGGCTCCAATGTCCCGGACGTGGCCGGCATGACCTCGAAAGACGACTCGGTGGTGACGGCGTTGGAATTGGCGGGCATGAACCTGTGGGGCACCCAGCTGGTGGTCCTGTCGGCCTGCGAAACCGGGAGGGGTGAGGTGAAGCGGGGCCAGGGCGTCCATGGTCTGCGCCGCTCGCTGATGGTGGCCGGGGCGGAGACGGTGGTGACGAGCTTGTGGAAGGTGAATGACGCGTCGACACGCGAGCTGATGGAGGGCTACTACACGCACCTGCTCGCGGGACGGGGCCGCACGGAGGCGCTGCGGGAGGCGACGCGAGCGTTCCGGCGGACTTGGCCCCATCCTTATTATTGGGCGCCGTTCATCGCCATTGGCCAGGATGGGCCTCTGCGCATGGGACGATGA
- a CDS encoding FecR family protein: MKARMDSLGQALVRGLGMALLLAAAGAWLLPEDEAGAPRPPRPVTTRPLAVAPPGGSTPRARVLGVVGEAQRGQGARWVALAVGEELGPAEAVRTGPGARVDLGLGDEASRLSLPEHSEVRVEEVTPAVHTLRLERGRLDVDYGEREARRLRVHAPGGVVAETHAARFTLVSRGSLVAVVTREGSVDLTARGTTIHVGAGQQGLVFDGAAPLGPEPIPLEVLLRVAAEAPAGVETLCLSLRGEVRRGSEVWVEGAPVAVSHEGVFHADVPRARGRSRVSVRAREPGGTSRDVSLPCRAGGRMGQVESVKFRWSEGP, from the coding sequence ATGAAGGCGAGGATGGATTCCCTGGGTCAGGCGCTGGTGCGCGGGCTGGGCATGGCCCTGCTCCTGGCGGCGGCGGGCGCGTGGCTCCTGCCAGAGGACGAGGCGGGGGCACCCCGGCCCCCGCGCCCCGTCACGACGCGGCCCCTGGCGGTGGCGCCGCCGGGCGGGAGCACGCCGCGGGCCCGGGTGCTCGGCGTGGTGGGCGAGGCCCAGCGCGGCCAGGGCGCGCGGTGGGTGGCGCTCGCGGTGGGCGAGGAGCTCGGGCCGGCGGAGGCCGTGCGCACGGGGCCCGGGGCCCGGGTGGACCTGGGGCTGGGGGACGAGGCCTCGCGGCTGTCGCTGCCCGAGCACTCCGAGGTGCGCGTGGAGGAGGTGACGCCCGCGGTGCACACCCTGCGCCTGGAGCGCGGTCGCCTCGACGTGGACTATGGCGAGCGCGAGGCGCGGCGCCTGCGCGTGCATGCCCCGGGGGGCGTGGTGGCCGAGACGCACGCCGCGCGCTTCACCCTGGTGAGCCGGGGCTCGCTCGTCGCGGTGGTGACGCGCGAGGGCTCGGTGGACCTCACGGCCCGGGGCACCACCATCCACGTGGGCGCGGGCCAGCAGGGGCTCGTGTTCGACGGGGCGGCGCCGCTCGGCCCGGAGCCCATTCCCTTGGAGGTGCTCCTGCGCGTGGCGGCGGAGGCGCCCGCCGGGGTCGAGACGCTGTGCCTGTCCCTCCGGGGTGAGGTGCGCCGGGGCTCCGAGGTCTGGGTGGAGGGCGCGCCGGTGGCGGTCTCCCACGAGGGCGTCTTCCACGCGGACGTGCCGCGCGCCCGTGGCCGGAGCCGGGTCTCGGTGCGCGCGCGGGAGCCCGGGGGCACGAGCCGCGACGTGTCGCTGCCCTGCCGCGCCGGCGGCCGGATGGGGCAGGTGGAGTCGGTGAAGTTCCGCTGGAGCGAGGGGCCCTGA
- a CDS encoding ATP-binding protein — MPVRFASRLMLVLALVGVVPVLLLGGLSFHAHRAALLRLVGELQTQAATDFARSCRQLVLSGVDHLRLATGSLPLEGLGSAEASQVLGIPLRQLGALNLLVLVDGEGRALAPAVFLSPEEGTRQPVTEDSLGLFARHAPVELARATGAAIGAPYLPKGSRGGRVAIAVRVGEGSSRVLLAELSLAELSARVEEWARDAGRAFLVDARGVVVVGAADSDGLSPEERDLVAEGLARGAPVVRTVRGGAGASTEYLAAFAPVPELGWGVVVGREAGRALAPAERVRRTTLLGALVALAATALLGLVLARGVSQPVARLSEGVATLAAGQDGPPLPEEGRDELARLARAFNHMAGELRRREAELRRWSEELRQRVDERTRQLREAEEQIARTRRLAALGSFSAGLAHELNNPLTGILGLLSLACEEVPAPSPLRENLDMVLDQARRMARIIRQLRDMTEQERAGTGRPLDPARPVRAALEEVREELSSRGVTLTCALGEPMPLVLGHAEQLQSVVSNLLRNALTAMPGGGTLSVGLGTVEGDAVCLSVKDTGKGIPESLRERIFDPFFTTKDEPGRVGLGLSVAHGIVQAHHGRIRVESTEGLGTTITVIFPAAGAEAHLV; from the coding sequence ATGCCGGTGCGTTTCGCTTCGCGGTTGATGCTCGTGCTCGCCCTGGTGGGCGTGGTGCCGGTGCTGCTGCTCGGGGGGCTGTCCTTCCACGCCCATCGCGCGGCGCTCCTGCGGCTCGTGGGGGAGCTGCAGACCCAGGCCGCCACCGACTTCGCCCGCTCCTGTCGCCAGCTCGTGCTCTCGGGCGTGGATCACCTGCGGTTGGCCACGGGCTCGCTGCCCTTGGAGGGACTCGGGTCCGCGGAGGCCTCGCAGGTGCTGGGCATTCCGCTGCGCCAGCTGGGCGCCCTCAACCTGTTGGTGCTGGTGGACGGTGAGGGGCGGGCACTCGCCCCCGCCGTCTTCCTGTCGCCGGAGGAGGGGACCCGGCAGCCCGTCACCGAGGACTCCCTGGGCCTCTTCGCGCGCCATGCGCCGGTGGAGCTCGCGCGCGCCACCGGCGCCGCCATCGGGGCGCCCTACCTGCCCAAGGGCTCGCGGGGCGGCCGCGTGGCCATCGCCGTCCGGGTGGGCGAGGGCTCCTCGCGGGTGCTGCTCGCGGAGCTGTCACTCGCGGAGCTGTCCGCCCGCGTGGAGGAGTGGGCGCGCGACGCGGGGCGGGCCTTCCTCGTGGATGCGCGGGGCGTGGTCGTGGTCGGCGCGGCGGACTCGGACGGCCTGAGCCCGGAGGAGCGGGACCTGGTGGCCGAGGGCCTCGCCCGGGGCGCGCCCGTGGTGCGCACCGTGCGCGGGGGGGCCGGCGCGAGCACCGAGTACCTCGCCGCCTTCGCGCCCGTGCCCGAGCTGGGCTGGGGCGTGGTGGTGGGCCGGGAGGCGGGCCGCGCCCTGGCGCCCGCCGAGCGGGTGCGGCGCACGACGCTCCTGGGCGCCCTGGTGGCGCTCGCGGCCACGGCGCTCCTGGGGCTCGTACTCGCGCGGGGCGTGAGCCAGCCCGTGGCCCGGCTGTCCGAGGGCGTGGCCACGCTCGCCGCCGGCCAGGACGGCCCGCCCCTGCCCGAGGAGGGCCGGGACGAGCTGGCGCGGCTCGCGCGGGCCTTCAACCACATGGCCGGCGAGCTGCGGCGGCGCGAGGCGGAGCTGCGGCGCTGGAGCGAGGAGCTGCGCCAGCGCGTGGACGAGCGCACCCGGCAGCTGCGCGAGGCCGAGGAGCAGATCGCCCGCACGCGGCGCCTGGCGGCCCTCGGCTCGTTCAGCGCGGGGCTCGCCCACGAGCTGAACAACCCCCTCACGGGCATTCTCGGCCTCCTGTCGCTCGCGTGCGAGGAGGTGCCGGCCCCCTCGCCCCTGCGCGAGAACCTGGACATGGTGCTCGACCAGGCGCGGCGCATGGCGCGCATCATCCGGCAGCTGCGGGACATGACGGAGCAGGAGCGCGCGGGCACGGGCCGCCCGTTGGATCCCGCCCGCCCCGTGCGCGCCGCGCTCGAGGAGGTGCGCGAGGAGCTCTCGTCGCGGGGGGTGACGCTCACGTGCGCGCTGGGCGAGCCCATGCCCCTGGTGCTGGGCCATGCCGAGCAGTTGCAGAGCGTGGTGAGCAACCTCTTGCGCAACGCCCTCACCGCGATGCCCGGCGGGGGCACGCTCTCGGTGGGGCTGGGCACAGTGGAGGGGGACGCGGTGTGCCTGTCGGTGAAGGACACCGGCAAGGGCATCCCCGAGTCGCTGCGCGAGCGCATCTTCGATCCGTTCTTCACCACCAAGGACGAGCCCGGCCGGGTGGGGCTGGGCCTGTCGGTGGCGCACGGCATCGTCCAGGCGCACCACGGCCGCATCCGCGTGGAGAGCACCGAGGGCCTGGGCACGACCATCACCGTCATCTTTCCCGCGGCGGGCGCCGAGGCCCATCTGGTGTGA
- a CDS encoding cyclic nucleotide-binding domain-containing protein — translation MATSEPQSWVQRLWPAATFQFALIAGVTQLKTAVNALVLSRFESHVLPYLYLVGALLVATLALIPRRPPDEGGPSLRLLMTGGAAVVGLLAVGVSLGQRLPALALYLFVDVFTTFISLHFWGRMAAAFDAREARRAFTALNGVGMAGGMLGGLLVQTLAVRLGTVAVLAGGALFLGLAGLAFHFHATPEGPRPARSRHTPPPAAAAWEYLATSSYARVLAALGIGFAVLSAFVDYLFRLRVERTLSEDGLAALFGSLQLWIGLLCVVFQLVVAERLLKRLGLMAYLALLPGIMAPLAVASLVTPELWPVHLLRLLENAVNYSLLPVGVQLLYAAVPDEEREALRGAVEGLLRKGGTVLAGVLLIGVGRAADGVSMALAVVALCGLLGVLLMRLRPAYVEALGEQVGASSEEDEELGREDRRLLVEALGASAPERVLSAMELMEQEGLPLRPHLSVLLRHTHERVQERAVTLALAHDATETAPLLEQLVTQGTRRPRDGAVWALAKLAPERAEVLLPPLLASSDVGLKCAAVGALLPNPRWHAAARMALGAMAARGIQAPVADRREVAGLFGRLQDATYLPMLASYLADPDSSVRRVAVRSVGQGGYVKLAPRLLPFLTWREERRAARESLAALGDEVTPLLETTLNDFSAPLPMRMQVPRVLRLIGTPSALHALLFSNVRDDARLHFRIGAELSRLRDEHPEHPVDEERVREALGRRREVYRALVGPYRDLRAELGDRALLTRTVGDRLDQALELSFFLLGLLHPPQVMRRVHQHVAGQDARRRAYALELLETLTNEEDRALVREQVESHHRDLPPGETGSLEAHLAWLCRSEDVVLRACARQVAGRIGMDVPEAQESDMSQATVQKLFLLEEVHVFSQNDVDDVAAVAAIAREARFRAGERVYSEGDPGDALYVIIEGTVDALNNGEQVLRMKAKDTFGDISLLDGAPRPTDAVAVEDTRVLVIDRRDFLDLLADRPELLTGFFRAVSQQFRAVIQLAEALQASADALPPAQVVAALERRVAEEALTPPLTPPPAPKRLTGG, via the coding sequence GTGGCAACTTCCGAGCCGCAGTCCTGGGTCCAGCGTTTGTGGCCCGCGGCGACCTTCCAGTTCGCCCTCATCGCCGGTGTGACGCAGCTGAAGACGGCTGTGAACGCCCTCGTCTTGTCGCGCTTCGAGTCGCACGTGCTGCCCTACCTGTACCTGGTGGGGGCCTTGCTCGTGGCGACCCTGGCGCTCATCCCCCGTCGGCCGCCGGATGAAGGCGGCCCGTCGCTGCGCCTGTTGATGACCGGGGGCGCGGCGGTGGTGGGCCTGCTCGCGGTGGGCGTGTCGCTGGGCCAGCGGCTGCCGGCGCTGGCGCTCTATCTCTTCGTGGACGTCTTCACGACGTTCATCTCCCTGCACTTCTGGGGGCGCATGGCGGCGGCCTTCGACGCGCGCGAGGCGCGGCGGGCCTTCACGGCGCTCAACGGCGTGGGCATGGCGGGCGGCATGCTCGGCGGTCTGCTCGTGCAGACGCTGGCGGTGCGCCTGGGCACCGTCGCGGTGCTCGCGGGCGGCGCGCTGTTCCTGGGCCTCGCGGGCTTGGCCTTCCACTTCCACGCCACGCCCGAGGGCCCCCGGCCCGCGCGCTCGCGGCACACCCCGCCCCCGGCCGCCGCCGCCTGGGAGTACCTGGCCACCAGCAGCTATGCCCGGGTGCTCGCCGCGCTGGGCATCGGCTTCGCGGTGCTGTCCGCCTTCGTCGACTACCTCTTCCGCCTGCGCGTGGAGCGCACCCTGAGCGAGGACGGGCTCGCCGCGCTCTTCGGCTCGCTGCAGCTGTGGATTGGCCTCTTGTGCGTCGTCTTCCAGCTCGTCGTGGCCGAGCGGCTGCTCAAGCGCCTGGGACTGATGGCGTACCTGGCGCTGCTGCCCGGCATCATGGCGCCCCTGGCCGTGGCCTCGCTGGTGACGCCGGAGCTGTGGCCCGTGCACCTGCTGCGGCTGCTCGAGAACGCGGTGAACTACTCGCTCTTGCCCGTGGGCGTGCAGCTGCTCTACGCGGCGGTGCCGGACGAGGAGCGCGAGGCGCTGCGCGGCGCGGTGGAGGGCCTGTTGCGCAAGGGCGGCACGGTGCTCGCGGGCGTGCTGCTCATCGGCGTGGGCCGGGCGGCCGACGGCGTCAGCATGGCGCTGGCGGTGGTGGCCCTGTGTGGCCTGCTCGGCGTGCTGCTCATGCGCCTGCGGCCCGCCTACGTGGAGGCCCTGGGCGAGCAGGTGGGCGCCTCGAGCGAGGAGGACGAGGAGCTGGGCCGCGAGGACCGTCGGCTGCTCGTGGAGGCCCTGGGCGCGAGCGCCCCCGAGCGCGTGCTGTCCGCCATGGAGCTGATGGAGCAGGAGGGCCTGCCCTTGCGGCCCCACCTGTCGGTGCTGCTGCGCCACACGCACGAGCGGGTGCAGGAGCGCGCCGTGACGCTGGCGCTGGCGCACGACGCCACCGAGACGGCGCCCCTGCTGGAGCAGCTCGTGACGCAGGGCACGCGCCGGCCGCGGGACGGCGCGGTGTGGGCCCTGGCCAAGCTGGCCCCGGAGCGGGCCGAGGTGCTCCTGCCGCCCCTGCTCGCCAGCTCGGACGTGGGCCTCAAGTGCGCGGCCGTGGGGGCCCTGCTGCCCAACCCCCGCTGGCACGCCGCGGCGCGCATGGCGCTCGGGGCCATGGCGGCGCGGGGCATCCAGGCGCCCGTGGCGGATCGCCGCGAGGTGGCCGGGCTCTTCGGCCGGCTCCAGGACGCCACCTACCTGCCCATGCTCGCCAGCTACCTGGCGGATCCGGACAGCAGCGTGCGGCGCGTGGCGGTGCGCTCGGTGGGCCAGGGCGGCTACGTGAAGCTCGCGCCCCGGCTGCTGCCCTTCCTCACCTGGCGCGAGGAGCGGCGCGCGGCGCGCGAGTCGCTCGCCGCGCTGGGCGACGAGGTGACGCCGCTGCTGGAGACGACGCTCAACGACTTCTCCGCGCCCCTGCCCATGCGGATGCAGGTGCCGCGCGTGCTGCGCCTCATCGGCACCCCGTCCGCGCTGCACGCCCTGCTCTTCTCCAACGTGCGCGACGACGCCCGGCTGCACTTCCGCATCGGCGCCGAGCTGTCGCGCCTGCGCGACGAGCACCCCGAGCATCCGGTGGACGAGGAGCGCGTGCGCGAGGCCCTGGGCCGGCGCCGCGAGGTGTACCGCGCGCTCGTGGGCCCCTACCGTGACCTGCGCGCGGAGCTGGGTGACCGGGCGCTGCTCACCCGCACGGTGGGCGACCGCCTGGATCAGGCCCTGGAGCTGAGCTTCTTCCTGCTCGGGCTCTTGCATCCGCCCCAGGTGATGCGGCGGGTGCACCAGCACGTGGCGGGCCAGGACGCCCGGCGGCGCGCCTACGCGCTGGAGCTGTTGGAGACGCTGACGAACGAGGAGGACCGGGCCCTGGTGCGCGAGCAGGTGGAGTCGCACCACCGGGATCTGCCTCCGGGCGAGACGGGTTCCCTGGAGGCGCACCTCGCCTGGCTGTGCCGGAGCGAGGACGTGGTGCTGCGCGCGTGCGCGCGACAGGTGGCGGGCCGCATCGGCATGGACGTGCCGGAGGCCCAGGAGTCGGACATGAGTCAGGCAACGGTGCAGAAGCTGTTCCTCCTGGAGGAGGTGCACGTCTTCTCGCAGAACGACGTGGACGACGTGGCGGCGGTGGCGGCCATCGCCCGCGAGGCGCGCTTCCGCGCCGGCGAGCGCGTCTACAGCGAAGGCGATCCCGGCGACGCGCTCTACGTCATCATCGAGGGCACGGTGGACGCCCTCAACAATGGCGAGCAGGTGCTGCGCATGAAGGCCAAGGACACCTTCGGCGACATCAGCCTCCTGGACGGCGCGCCGCGCCCCACGGACGCCGTGGCGGTGGAGGACACGCGGGTGCTCGTCATCGACCGGCGCGACTTCTTGGACTTGCTGGCGGATCGGCCGGAGCTGCTCACGGGCTTCTTCCGCGCGGTGAGCCAGCAGTTCCGCGCGGTCATCCAGCTCGCCGAGGCGCTCCAGGCGAGCGCCGATGCCCTGCCGCCCGCCCAGGTGGTGGCGGCGCTCGAGCGGCGGGTCGCGGAGGAGGCCCTCACGCCCCCGCTCACCCCACCGCCCGCGCCCAAGCGTCTGACGGGCGGCTGA
- a CDS encoding GFA family protein, with protein MELTDEAKPGRGEWMTGGCQCGRVRYRVLIHDDAAYLCHCRMCQRATGGVSIAFKGVKQAELEWLGAKPDEYVSSPIARRGFCAGCGTPLTFRYADSDGMDLTVGSFDAPARFRPTQHFGAESWHEAWLDTRALPSQRVDQNPATVERWMKAVGKLPD; from the coding sequence ATGGAACTCACGGACGAGGCGAAGCCGGGCAGGGGCGAGTGGATGACGGGCGGGTGTCAGTGCGGACGCGTGCGCTATCGCGTCCTCATCCACGACGACGCGGCGTACCTCTGCCACTGCCGCATGTGCCAGCGCGCCACCGGCGGCGTCTCCATCGCGTTCAAGGGCGTGAAGCAGGCCGAGCTCGAGTGGCTCGGTGCGAAGCCGGACGAGTACGTGTCCTCGCCCATCGCCCGCCGGGGCTTCTGCGCCGGGTGCGGCACGCCGCTCACCTTCCGCTACGCGGACAGCGACGGCATGGACCTGACCGTGGGCAGTTTCGATGCGCCCGCGCGCTTCCGGCCCACCCAACACTTCGGCGCCGAGAGCTGGCACGAGGCCTGGCTCGACACGCGGGCGCTCCCCAGCCAACGCGTGGACCAGAATCCCGCCACCGTGGAGCGGTGGATGAAGGCCGTGGGCAAGCTGCCCGACTGA